From a region of the Pleuronectes platessa chromosome 22, fPlePla1.1, whole genome shotgun sequence genome:
- the LOC128428922 gene encoding microsomal glutathione S-transferase 1 codes for MTDLMENEVFRAFTTYAAVVIVKMMLMGPLTGYFRFSRGAFSNEEDVGKKSAEEKKKMLRTHPDVERVRRCHLNDLENIIPFVVVGLLYALTAPELSAALLHFRIFAGARIFHTVAYVCALPQPSRGLSWMLGMLVTFSMAYRVLSTVLLL; via the exons ATGACTGATCTAATGGAAAATGAGGTATTTAGGGCTTTCACCACCTATGCTGCCGTTGTCATTGTGAAGATGATGCTGATGGGTCCCTTGACTGGATACTTCCGCTTCTCCAGAGGG GCTTTCTCTAATGAGGAAGATGTTGGCAAAAAGtctgcagaggagaagaagaagatgctgAGAACCCATCCAGACGTGGAGCGTGTTCGAAG GTGTCACCTGAACGACCTGGAGAACATCATTCCCTTCGTGGTGGTCGGCCTCCTCTACGCCCTGACAGCACCTGAGCTTTCAGCTGCCCTGCTTCACTTCCGCATCTTTGCCGGAGCGCGGATCTTCCACACCGTCGCCTACGTCTGCGCTCTGCCTCAGCCCAGCAGGGGTCTGTCCTGGATGCTGGGCATGCTGGTCACCTTCTCCATGGCTTACAGGGTGCTCAGCACAGTTCTCCTCCTGTAG